A genomic stretch from Candidatus Thiothrix anitrata includes:
- the brxL gene encoding BREX system Lon protease-like protein BrxL translates to MTTRTLSPLDQKIVAHFPGLVVRKDLVKTVKGNAIVPSYVLEYLLGQYCATSDEASIETGIHTVKEILAKHYVHRNEAGLIRSTIREKGRHKVIDKVSVALNDKRDVYEAEFSNLGIKKVLMDADTVKRHPKLLVGGVWCIADIEYEHTDDREVSPWILGVLKPIQMSHFDYAGYIEARQQFSLDEWIDVLIQSIGFDPAYFGRRSKLLQLVRLIPFCERNYNLIELGPKGTGKSHIYSEFSPHGILISGGEVTVPKLFVNNASGKIGLVGYWDTVAFDEFAGKHKRVDKALVDIMKNYMANKSFSRGVETLGADASMVFVGNTEHSLAYMLTHSNLFDALPEKFYDSAFLDRLHCYIPGWEVDIIRGEMFSSGYGFVVDYLAEVLRHLRNQDFSDQYKAHFSLSSDISTRDRDAVNKTFSGLMKILFPHGGASREEVEEILTLAMEGRKRVKDQLFRIDTTYPAVDFSYSGAAGNSIRVTTLEERDASASVLLPEVPVLQEQHLTFMENQRGVSFDELFGPYVQGASKITLTDPYIRLFYQVRNLMEFMETLVRQKTASAEIEVELLTVEDEFKGEQQADFFRQIQTALFPVGIKFHWTFDRSGTLHARHIITDTGWKISLDRGLDIFQQYDMNNAFSLANRIQKLRTCKAFEVTFIRVC, encoded by the coding sequence ATGACAACCCGCACACTCAGCCCGCTAGACCAGAAAATCGTGGCGCATTTCCCCGGACTGGTGGTGCGCAAGGATCTGGTGAAAACGGTTAAGGGCAATGCGATTGTGCCATCCTACGTGCTGGAATATTTGCTGGGGCAGTATTGCGCCACCAGTGACGAGGCCAGCATTGAAACCGGTATCCATACCGTCAAGGAAATCCTTGCCAAACATTATGTGCACCGCAATGAAGCAGGCTTGATTCGCTCGACTATCCGCGAGAAAGGTCGCCACAAGGTCATTGACAAGGTAAGCGTGGCGTTGAATGACAAGCGTGATGTGTACGAAGCCGAGTTTTCCAATCTGGGCATCAAAAAAGTTCTGATGGATGCCGATACGGTGAAAAGACACCCGAAACTGCTGGTCGGCGGGGTTTGGTGCATTGCCGATATTGAATATGAGCATACCGACGACCGGGAGGTTTCCCCGTGGATTCTGGGGGTGCTCAAACCCATCCAGATGTCACATTTTGATTACGCGGGGTATATCGAAGCCCGCCAGCAGTTTTCGCTGGATGAGTGGATTGACGTGCTGATACAGAGTATCGGTTTTGATCCGGCTTATTTTGGTCGTCGTAGCAAGCTGCTTCAGTTGGTGCGCCTGATTCCGTTTTGCGAACGCAATTACAACCTGATCGAACTGGGTCCCAAAGGTACGGGCAAATCGCACATTTATTCGGAATTTTCCCCGCATGGCATTTTGATTTCCGGCGGTGAAGTCACCGTCCCCAAACTGTTCGTGAACAATGCCAGCGGCAAAATTGGTCTGGTGGGGTATTGGGATACGGTAGCATTTGACGAATTTGCCGGTAAGCACAAACGGGTCGACAAAGCATTGGTCGACATTATGAAAAACTACATGGCGAACAAGTCGTTTTCACGCGGGGTGGAAACCTTGGGCGCGGATGCGTCGATGGTGTTTGTCGGCAATACCGAACACAGCTTGGCGTATATGCTGACGCATTCCAATTTGTTCGATGCCTTGCCGGAAAAATTCTACGATTCAGCGTTTTTGGATCGCCTGCATTGTTATATACCGGGTTGGGAAGTCGACATTATCCGTGGCGAGATGTTTTCCAGTGGCTACGGTTTTGTGGTGGACTATCTGGCGGAAGTGTTGCGGCATTTACGCAATCAAGATTTTTCCGACCAGTACAAGGCGCATTTCAGCCTCTCCAGCGACATTTCCACCCGCGACCGGGATGCGGTTAATAAGACCTTTTCAGGCTTGATGAAAATCTTGTTCCCACATGGCGGGGCGAGTCGGGAGGAGGTGGAGGAAATCCTGACATTGGCGATGGAAGGGCGCAAGCGGGTCAAAGATCAGTTGTTCCGCATTGACACGACTTACCCCGCCGTGGATTTCAGCTACAGCGGGGCGGCGGGTAACAGTATTCGGGTGACTACTTTGGAAGAGCGCGACGCTTCCGCTTCTGTTTTGCTACCTGAAGTGCCTGTATTGCAAGAACAGCACCTGACGTTTATGGAAAACCAGCGTGGCGTATCCTTTGATGAACTGTTCGGCCCTTATGTGCAAGGAGCCAGTAAAATTACGCTGACTGATCCGTATATCCGCCTGTTTTATCAGGTGCGCAATCTGATGGAATTTATGGAAACGCTGGTGCGGCAAAAAACGGCAAGCGCTGAAATCGAGGTCGAGTTGCTCACGGTGGAAGATGAGTTTAAAGGTGAGCAGCAGGCGGATTTTTTCAGGCAGATACAAACAGCACTGTTTCCGGTTGGTATTAAGTTTCACTGGACATTTGACCGTTCCGGCACGTTACATGCCCGCCATATTATTACCGATACTGGCTGGAAAATCTCGCTGGACAGGGGGTTGGATATTTTCCAGCAATACGACATGAATAACGCCTTTAGCTTAGCGAACCGGATTCAGAAGCTCAGGACGTGCAAGGCGTTTGAGGTCACTTTTATCCGGGTTTGCTAG